From Megalobrama amblycephala isolate DHTTF-2021 linkage group LG24, ASM1881202v1, whole genome shotgun sequence, the proteins below share one genomic window:
- the uts2a gene encoding urotensin 2, alpha, producing MICNLLLSCSVLLLSCSHLLAHPVTDTADMTYSGPDSVEEAGVVSPDDFSVSDLNDLLQRAAVVGYSPLLSRESLKMSGQIPKEALREFLLEKPYRLIPPSGLWGSRRQFRKRGGSADCFWKYCV from the exons ATGATCTGTAACCTGCTTCTGTCCTGCTCTGTTCTCCTGCTGTCCTGCAGTCATCTGCTAGCACATCCTGTTACAGACACAGCTGACATGACTTACAGCGGCCCTG ATTCAGTGGAAGAAGCCGGAGTCGTCAGTCCAGATGATTTCTCTGTCTCTGATCTCAATGATCTCCTGCAGAGGGCAGCAGTCGTAGGATACTCCCCATTGCTCAGCAGAGAGA GTCTCAAAATGTCTGGACAGATTCCTAAAGAGGCTCTTAGAGAG TTTCTGTTAGAAAAACCGTATCGCCTCATCCCTCCCAGCGGTCTGTGGGGCAGCAGGAGACAGTTCAGGAAGAGAGGCGGCAGTGCAGACTGCTTCTGGAAATACTGTGTTTGA